TGGAACAAAAAGGTTTTAAGAAGGCATGAAATTGGTGAGATGCGCCGTTGGTCGGCTGCCTAATGAGAAAACGCTGATGCAACTTTACATTGTTTGCCCTGAAATAAAGCATTTCCTATAATCTCTGATGTCGCTCTCAGCAACAGAGCAGCGGATATTCTTAAACGATGTGTCAATCGGATTCGGTTGGCTCCTTCCCAGACACAGCAGACACTGCAGTTGACAGTCCCAGGAACGAATGTGGCCCAGATCTGGATTAGGTGTGGACCACATCTCTATACTGCTCAAGACTGCAGGCACAAATTCAGTACAGTGAAGTGAATGGGATTTAGCagctgcttttatccaaagcatcAGTGACTGGCAATGTTTAGGTGTGAAACCCAGACCCAGCTAACCCTGAGACATGCCCCCCCATTCAGCCTTGGGCCAGGACAGCAATGGAGTGTAGACTCTGATCCAGGTCAGAAATGGTAccatttcttcctctctctgtgtgtgtgtgtgtgtgtgtgtgtgtctatatctttctttctctctctctctctctacacatcaaatgccctcctcctcccttcttgtGAGAACTGCTGTTGATTGCAGACCTTGACACACTTTTGCTGAGTGCGCTTGGAAAAGCACCTCACTAAAGGattgagaggggggaaagaagtTGGGGAACTGGGCAGCTGCCTCACCCCTTTGTGAGGACACGACCAGTCACATGGCCATGCTGGTCACATGCATCAGCCCAAATATGGCCCAGCGAGTCTTAATACATCAGCCCACAGGTGTGCTGCCTTCTTCAGGCTCATAATGCTGTTGAATGCTCTTACTGTTGCACTGGTGATTTGTGTGGGGAGATGTGCACAGCTGTATCATCACTGAAGCCAACAGGCAACTTCGCAGACGTGCAGGCTAAGACCCGTtggcaccccacccccacccagcccGGAAAAAACACATGTCATCAATCTTCAGCAATGGcgagaaaaaggaaaagtctTCAACATGTGCCATGAGGACGGACTAGCACATAAATCATCTGCTTCTTCCACTAAGCAACACAGGGGTTAGATCACATAGAGGGACTAAGGATCATATTTTACCGCCAAACAGCAACACTGAcaccatcgattttttttttcttcaggaaAACGTCCCTGTAACGTCTTCCAGGCAATATTTCCTCATAACTATcttggttctgattggctgccgCTGCCATAACTTCCTGTCAGTAGATCCATACTCCCTGAGCCTCATGCTTGCTGCTGGGAATGTGCCTGGCTCTACAAGAATCACATGGCACGGAATGAGGTCAGTAATCAGGTGACAACCTGGGGTGCTCTAAATTCGATTTCTATAGACGACACTCAAGGCTCTCCCCATGCAGCCTCCATCTAAAAAGAGCTGTCCTGAGCAGCCCAGAATGTATTTAGCGGGGAGATTCGGACTTGCTGTAAACGACAGGGATTTGCTACAGGCTTGTGTTGTATGCTTGACATCTCTCTTGCAGCTCATTTGAACGGGACAACAGTCCTGTTGAGAGACCTACGGGAACAAGAGAGCAACAAGAAGGGAaaacggggaaaaaaaaaaaaaccagaaacCTAATCTCAAGTGTTgacacttttttgtttgtttgtttagtttgttATGAAAATGAAATCCTAGCAAATGGGTCCACCAAGGCAAGCCAAAATACTCATGATGAATAAAATAATGCTTCAGTTCGGCTCATTTTCTACTTTCGAGAAAAATGTTCTGAAACTATCATAGTCCAGCACAGGGAATTATACATGCTTTTATGCACACAATTCTGAAACATTATTAAAAACGGCTTAAGagtgttcttgtttttttttcttttgggaCAAGCAACAAAGCCTAGcaaaaaacacaagcacacaacaaaACGATGAAAAGCAAGCACATCAGCTCAAAGTGGCCCTAATAAGCTCGGGCCCCACATAAGTGTCCTCTGAAGTCTGACTCCAGTCACGGTTTATAGCTTAAGCAGGCAATTATGAAGTGTGCACACTCACGATATGCACAACCACAAAGGAAAAACACATTCAACTAGGAAGGcaaatatttctctctctctctcttactctttctctctatctctctctccttgaacCTTTTGGGTGTCACTGCACTGCCGCTACAATTTCTGATGACCTGGTACAGCCTGTGAAGTGAACCGGTTCCTGATCAGTTCAAGGAGTGGTTCCTACTAATGATGCCCAATGGTCTTCTGACAGAAGTTACTAAAAGCTTTTCTAGAGTGAAAAATAGGCACCCCCactcaaccccaccccaccccaccccctactctcctctccactcaacCAAGCCCGTATGGATTCTCTCTGCCCCGGGGGCGATCTCAATAAGATGCCTACCCCTATGTGGGAAGCCGGGGCTGAGTGTGGAGTTAGGATTGATACGCCTCATTAGCTCACTAGGAGTCAAGCTGGAAATTCACCCAAATTCCAAGACGACCTCTCCAGTCTCCTTCTCCTGATGTTTTTCCCACATCCCAGCGTCTCCCAACGAGGACCAGTTGCCATGACTCCCGTGAGGAAACGCGAGCATGTTGCCATGGTTCCTGGGCGTCGCGGGGCGCATAATCAGCCGAGGGAGATGGGAAGGCACGGGGGAGTCGGCCTCTCAATCTCCagcagggagagggacagagagaacgCGCACCTGGGATTGCCtttgcgtccgtgtgtgtgtgtgtgtgtgtgtgtgtgcgtgtgtctgtgagtgtgtgagcaagtgtcTATGagcatgattttgtgtgtgtgagatggagagctggagagacagacagagtgggatagcgagtgtgtgtgtgtgtgtgtgtggtccaggaGAAGACCGCATGGATGGATGCagttgcatatgtgtgtgcaaaaaagagatcaagagaaagaaagtggagAGCGCAATCTGTGCATActatatgtgcatgtgaataAGTGAGAGagtataatgagtgtgtgtgtgtgtgtgtgtgtgtgtgtgtgtgtgtgctttacagcAGGGATGTGTTGCAGGGATTCACCTGGGTTTGTCTTGAGGTAGCTCAGCCATCGTTGCGGCAATCAACTGGTTCCGTAAGTCGGTCCCCATGGCGCCCGGCTGGAAACCGTCCAGAACGAAGCCGGAGACCGGCCGCTTGGCTGTCTCGCGCGCCGACCGCAGCCGTTCCTCCTGCACGtcgcccccctccaccaccccgaAGATCTCAGCCCCCGCCAGCGCCTGAAATAGGAACGCACGGATATCACTCAGGGCACGTCGCTAAAGCGAACACCGACACTTTCCATACGATACAAAGACACGCCGCTGAGCACGTAAAAGCTGTAGATCTAAAGAGGAGCTGTGTGCATCTTCAGCACTTTGAGGAACATCTTCAGTGCCGGTGTCAAAGCCCTCGAGCGTGTGGTGTTCTACGCAGCAGGGGGGCTACAGAAAATTGCTCTCGACTCTCtgacaaacatctgtcaaaCACTCTGTATCTGCCGTGCAAGCACTTCTGAGCTGAGCgagcaaacgagagagagagagagagagagagagagagagagagagagagaggagagagagatctagAGAGAGTGTAGGAGGACAAGTGTTTAGAAGGCTGTGGGTGTAGGGTATAGATGCAAATAGACTGTTATTATGTCTGCATCTGAATGGCTACAGCTATGCCAGGGTCAAAGGTTAGGTTCTCCGGTCAGAGAGAAAAGTGCTGTAGTGTTATAGATAAACAATAGAAAGTTTAGCCTAAATGCATATCGAAAATGATTACATGGAAATGTTATGGAAATTAGTAGTCAAATGTCTACCtttaagaggggggaaaaaaaccttcaATTTACTTGTCCACTTACAAGTGCACAGCATTAAATTATAGTGCTTTGTCCTTTGTACACCATATTCTAATGTAAGTAATGCAtgcaaaacacagcacacaaaacaaaacaaaatacacaaGACTGATGCAGCAAGCCTCTGCAAAAACATGTAAAAGACACAGGTTTTTAAACAATACTTAAACAATTATAttttctgtatgtttgtgtgggtgtgtacagtGTACCTGTGTTTTCTGATGAAGGACGAGACACTCGTCCAGATGGCTGAGGGTTCGGTCCACCGCCTTGCGCACCCTCTTGCGTGTGGTGTTCTCCTGGCCGGTCTCTCCGTCGGCCATGCTCTGGTACCAGTCTGGCTGGACGGCCGCCTGGAGAGCCATGTACTTCTGCACGGTCAGCTCGATCCGACCGCCGCTGCCCCACACAGACACCGTCTGCAAAACCACACCCAGGCATCAAACCGTGTCTATGACCCTAAGGCGTCTATGAAGGCCAGTAAAATGAAATGTTCGATTAAACATGCTGTCTGCTATTCAGTTCCAATACAATTTTTGTTATATTCAGTCAATTGCTCCTTGAGGTTCTCTAGCCATGCATTCAACATGTGCAGTCGACTACAATCACAGGCAAAAGTTTTGGCAGTAACAAACTTTTTGGGTTTTGCCAAACTTTTCTGCTTCAGTTTTTGTGGTGCTGTTTAACATTGTTTCTAGATTATTTTGCAGAGCTACAAGATGCATGTTACCAGTAATTCATTGCAAATAGCTTGTATGCTGCTGTTCATGCTTGGTTAATGGGAAACCAATCTCATGGCTCAGAAGGAACCCTAAacaattccagccaatcaacacctTGCTGAGGGAAAATGAATAGAGgcgtgatgtactgtatgactggCCGTTCAGCTTAATTAACAAACTTGTTGTTGTCATCTTTAATTACGAACACACATCTAGTGGTCAGGGTTGTGCAAAATTCCAGTTAATTGGATTGAAAATGGCTCTTGAAGTTCAATTGAATTCTTGAATTTCGTTTGCATTTCAATTGAGGTAGCAAACCGGAAGCAAAATTGCAATTTGAATTTTTGCACAACCCTGCTTGTGGCATGAATGGCTTCAACTCTGACCTTATTGGTGATGTAACCTGGAGGGTTGGGCGAGGCCGGGTCATGGAGAGAGCAGTACATCACCGTGTCATGGAGACCTGCGGCCAGAGAGATGAAGGGCATTAAGGTCTCACAATACGCTTCTGACATTTAGCGTCTGGAACAGTAATTGCTGAAGTCGTGCAAAAACATTAGTGCATACAAACAAAAGGTTACAACCTTTGCTAAAGACTATCAAGTGAGGagatggattttttttatttgtaaggCTTTAACTCATTGCTCAAATCCATGGTCCCCCTGCAGCAATACTCAGGAAAGGGCTCCTCCACACTTGTTGTGACTGTACTGTAATTATATTTCTAATCTTCAGCTTGTTTGCTGAGGGCAAGAAATGGCTCAGTGATTCGCTCGACAatctacccttctctctctctcgtgctcccAGGGTGCCCCTCTTTATTCTGCCTGCTCTCGCCTAATCTCGTGCGCTAGGTAGCGTTGGATGAAACGCACGTTTACAACGCTCACAGTTTGCCCTTCCAAACAGCGCCAGCTGAAACCAAGAAACAGCAAGAGACTATACCATAGCAATAGATCTCAATTGTCTTGATCAAAAACAGTCCGAACAAAATAAGAAACAGAATCTTATTAACTATGTCTAATGTAAAAAGGAAATTAATCTATGTGATGTTTACAATACCCTATTCCCAACGAGCTCAGGAATAATCATCAGAGAAACACATTCTCTTCATGTCGGTGTGAGTAATTAAGTGTAGGAGGCGGGTATATGAGGACTGCCATGTAAATAAGGCATGAATTCAGTTCAGCTACTTAAGCGCTCGCAGGCCATGCAGCCTACATGTGCGACCTAATTTCAAAAGAACATCATACAGAATGCACTATGTATGCTACAATTGTAGATAGTCTATGTGAGCAAAGAACATTTTTCAAGTTCTTGGTTttgtttgatatgtgtgtgtgatatgtgtggaTCCAGAATGTTTTCAATTCTCTCATGCTTTTAACCAATTTCCCCCACAgttgcatttgaaaatctctaACTTATCGTGTCTCGTGCATAGCATATCTATCAAACTTTACCAAAGTGTGTGTACTTTCCAATATGGCTAACCAGCCAACTCAAAAACTAGGCTATAAATATTCAACAGTCAATTACTCTGCTCTTAGCATTTATAGCCCCTACGGCATGGATgggtgtaagtgagtgagtgagtgagtgagtgagtggtaaAAGAATAATGAACAAGGATGGCGACAGGGGAATGCGGAGTTGTTCATTGTGAAGAGAGAACAGCATGTGCTACCTGGAGAAAATAAATGAGCGAAGCGTGCGAATGTGAGCATCTTTGAGACGGGACTGGAGATGACTGATAccaatctggccctgatctgggaCAAATCAGGATCAGATGCAGATTTAATTCAGACTCAACCACTGCATATGACCTATTTTAAGGATTAAATTAAAATATTTCCACCAAGTTCCACTCATAAAACTGGAGACAAATATAAGCCATATTGAACTACCGGTAATATGTTTCACGAAGCACCAATATTAAAAGGGTATCATAAAAGTTACAATACCCCATTTTTTTGGGATTGATAGTTTATGATTGGtgttttaattgtgttttaatgaaaggcaaatttgctgtcagttaaaaaaaaaaaaaaatgcattttctgaAATCTGTAGGTCTAAGCTATTActgatatttatatattttttgctgtAGTATCTTTCCAGTTTTGGTATCTAGATACTTAGGCAAGTTATCATACCGAAATCATAATGTTGATATCGTGCTAATGCTGTATTGAAGAGTCAGGAAGGTAAGATGTGAAACTCAACAATCAACATGGGCTCAACATGACAGCTGATAGCTAGcatgggtgttcccatcctgccttgcgcggtgatttcattcacgctgctaaggcagtctggaaactccCACCccatgagctatgcacagacacatttgatagacatccgtggagtggcgcccaatgaacggatctgggcattttttcaaataaagaaaatgaacgtctggttgccagaccacgtctcatttgagaagtggtaggcgctagccaggctagctgATAGCAACAATCTGACACAAAAGCAAAATGGTGCGATACTTTTGTTTCAGTAGTATGAAACTGGCTGTTGTTTTTCAGGAACACTAATGAGAATGTGAGATGAGAGCAGTACCAGGGAGTGTTCATAATGCTCACCTGCAAACTTCCGTACTCCCTCTTTAAATTCCTCCAGCACCTCCTGGTGTTCTGCCCTGTGGGACACCGAAAACACATTAAGCACAAACTAATTAAAATAAACACATTACGCATACATACATTTCCTTTTATGTTTGgatggaaaaaaacaattgaGTGACACTAGATGGACTGACAATATGAGGAGTGCCGTAAACAACACTGTTCCACTTCAAAACTCCTCCTCAACCCTCAGCCTCTTCCCCCAGCTACCAATCTCACAGCCGCCATCTTTGCTTCATTCTTCATTGACAACGTAGTGGCTATGTAGTCAGTTCTCTGAACTGTGCAGTCACAACCTGCCTCCTCAGGCTATAAGGGCACAACATGAAACCAAGCAGCAGCCCTACTCTATACCTTCAGTCTTCTCAGGTGTGACACATCATTTCCTTCAATCACCCCTCTCACTGACAGCGAGGTGTCTATACTCCTGACATGCAGCTGTCCTGCCACAAGCCGTCTGGACTCTATTCCAGCAGATATCCTCCAAAGCATATGTGACTCCTCTCTTGCTCCTAAGGCTGCAAGAAACATATGTGTCATGACTGATAACAAGCAAACCTTGTCAGGCCGTGTTGCCTCTGTCACCCCGTTGTGCTTCACTCTATCTAATATAAGAAAAATCAGGCCGTAACTAACCCGACACGCAATCCAGCTCCTAGTTAAGACGCCCTCCTCGCAGGCTTTCTGGCTTGTGCAGTAAAACCAATACATACTGAAGGTCCAGGACATGGTGGCATGTCTGGTTTTCAATCAACTGAAAAGGGCAAATGATATTCCGCTGTTCACAGTCCCTCTGCATCAAATTCAAGTCACTAATGCTTGCTAACAAAGTGGTGGCTGGGTCTGCCTCGACCCACTTAAATGCTCTCATAAAGACTTATGCTTCCCCCCGTCCTCTGCGCCCCTCCAAGGAACATTGTCTGGCACTggcccccctacacacacggcAATCCAGACTAATTCCATTAGCAGTCCTCTAATGGTGGAACGACCTGCCAAATGGCATCAGTAGGGGCGCCCCTCTCTAGCTTCAAGAAGCTCTTGAAGACCCAACTTTCCACAGATACCTCCTCTCCAAAAACTTCTAACAGCCTAACATGCacttctcactcttcctcctctatccCCTTCTTCTACACCACTTTAACTTGCACTTTAACGTCTGCACTCTCATCATAGTCCTGATTGATGCAGTATTTAAAGGTCTCCTTTGCACTGTATTTTGAATACTATGACTTATTTTAGTAAGTTGCAAAAAAAActgtctgctaaataaataaataaatgtaagtgtgtgtgtgtgtgtgtgtgtgtgtgtgtgtgtgtgtgtgtgtgtgtgtgagagagagagagagagagagagagagagagagagagagagagagagagagagaatgatgtgcttgtgtttgtgtaaacaacTCACAGCGTGGAAAGGGTCACTTGTGAGACAGCAGGCAGATTGGTCAGAGTATGTAGGGTATCTTGAGTCAAGTGAGGTACTGAGCCACAGCGTGTATACAGCAAGCATCCGGGAGTTTCAAGAGAATGCTGCCCTGTCTTTCCTAGTCCTGTCAGCACACCTAACCGACATCCCTGTACAACTCGAGATATCTCCAGCTTCATCACTTGAATTTCGTGGAAGTCGCTGAAGAGTAGTTGATGATGCGCTAAGACACAAGAAATATCAAGGCACTTTATGAGTTTCACCAAGGCAAACACGACATAAATTAAGACACAAGCATTCTCAAGACATTAACGTTGACTGACTTAAAATGCGAATGTCTTCACGGATTCAGCTGTCAAGACTATCGTCTGACAACAGAAACGTTAGGCAGCATGTGAGCATCGCTGAAATTATTCACTTCACGGTTTCAATTCTGATAGCATGTGCTAGCATAGTAGGTTAACGTTACCATCAGTTATACCAAGatataaatgtatatttgtGTAATACCATTAGGGTTGTTCAAGCAATTGTAGATTTCTGCTTCTTTGCATCATCATTCTAATGAACTGAGGTGTAGCCTTATATTGTAACGTAAAGATAAACAATCAATCCAACCATACACTTACCGCATGTAGCACGTGAAAACTACACGTCGCGTGTCCCTTGTTTACCACGTCATCGTGAATGTAGCGAGGAAAAGGGCGGAGTTCAAGTATGAAAACAAAAACTTTTTGTACAAAACTACAAAGTTAGTCATCAAATAGGTAATCGCAAGAATGTCAAGTGGCAACCAATTCATCAGCGGACACCATAGTTCAAACACAGACAAGTGTTTAAGACAGACACCGATGCTTATGTAGGCTAATTTATGTTATGCATTCGAGTATTATAAGAGCTCTGGTATTATTTTCCTAATTTTCATGCATAgatgtcaaaattgcagcaaGAGGCCATTGCAGTTGCTATAGTAACAGAAAAGACGCTTTGGATGGTACTATATTCTGGGAGTTGTGGTTTGGTTTGGCCGAAGATAATTACGACCGAAGCAAGTCAATAGTACTTATCAACTACAATACCCAGACTCCATTTCGGTCCAAAGTAATTCCCAGAAGTTTACATCTCAAACAAGAAGACAACAACACCGTCTTCTTTGGAAATATTACATTTGGAAAATAAATATTAGGCCTAAGTCGGAAGTGTCTATTTGATACAATTTTAGTATCATTAGCCTATAATTATATTTTCTACGATCCTCCATTATGAAAGACGGACACAGACCCGACCTTTTCCGCTGGAAAAAAATAACTCAGAGCAAAAAACCATCAACCACGAAGGTAGCCTAAAGCTTATTGTCATATCCGAAGTTCCGATAATGTGAATGTTTGACAACTTAATGAAGATTTGTAGAATGATTAGAATTTGCTTGGGTGATGTCCACTTTAGCTTTGGCCATGGGGCCAATTCAAGCTTCCCAGTATTTCTTGTAGATTCTAGCACTTATTAATTTTTTTTAGACGTTTGAGGCCTAGGTTGTTAAAGCCCGTCCATAAATGTAAGGATCATTTCCTAAATTTGATTATTTCTCATTTTAAGTGATATAATTGTCTAGGCTAATTCTCGTCTTCAATAGGCTATTGCAAATATGCTCAACACCAGCTCAGACATCAGTAGTCAGGGCAGGCtattgctgtagcctatgtgaaaATGTAGGGAAGAAATCACTCCAGTTTTGGCCTCTCTACATTACTGAATATATCACACTTTCTAATATGTCCTTGTGAGGTATAGGCTATTTGGCATAGCCTATCCTGGGTGAGGCAAGAAAATTAGGGGTAAATTATGTGTAAGTAGCTACTTTGTATCGAAGAGCTCACAGCTTTTCCAGCAGCTTTATCTGGATGGATCTGTATGCTGCAGCCTGTGTCTGGTGAAATTGCTATGCCAAACTTTTTTGCCAAATGACCTTTAATGCCATAAAGATAACAAGTTTGCACTGATTTCCCTCCTGTTTATTTACTGTAGGTCCAACGTGATAGCCATGATATAGACCACTGGATAAAGGTAGGTAGTTTAATGCACAACCCTCTCAATCTTTTAATCTCTGTCTCAGAATGAGTAATGAGTAGGCTGTATGTGGTCCATTTGATGGGCCTTTTATGTAAagctacaaaacacacacacacacacaaacacacacacacacacacacacacacacacacacacacacacacacacacacacacacacacacacacacacacacacacacacacagagacaaacatttcccttgccCCTGTAAAAATTATCATTTTTTCCCTTAGAGAGTGGAGAAAGCTTCAGAGTTTGCAGTCTCTGAGGTTTTCTCCCTTAAGAAATCCAAGACTGGCATTCATCATCAGGCAGTTTCATTACAGAGCACAGATCAAttgcaagaccatgatgaggcATACGATGAAGGTAAATTGTAACAAATATGACCACCATAATAGTATTCAACATGACCATAACTTTCATCACAAGTTCTGATTATGAAACAAAAGGCATGCAGTGCTCAGATATATCATCCAGTGTAATAAAACATGAGATATCATGTGTGAACTCACATGTAGTGAATGCAATAACATGTAGTAACAAGCACATGGTTGTGTTAAAAGCAATTCTCACTTATAGCAGGGAGTACACAGaggactttctgaagctgggaGTCCTTTTTGGTGTATGCTACTTCAGTACTCAATGTTCCTATTGCTCCTTACTCTGTAGCGCAGGCAATTCTGAGCGAATGGATGAACCAAAAGGTGCGCCTTGAACTCGAGatggatgatgaagaggaggaggacattaCAAACTACAAAATAGGGGCCCCTGCGTCGAGGTCACAGAATCGTTCAGCTGTGCCACAGTGCAAAAGTTTTTAtggtattatttgtttgtttggtttcatTTTTGATTAACTGCTGTGGTGTTACAATTGTTATTTCTCACCTTCGCACATCCTGGTCCCTCAGACATGTATACCAACctggagcaggaagaggaaagCTCCGTGGTGAATAACATCCTGCAGGAGCTCATGGAGCACGACGTGTTGGATCCTGGGATAGTGGAGGACCTGAGTCTGGACTCTGCCGACAGGGCCAAGAGGAGAACACGGAACCCGGGCCTGACCATGGAGGTGCGGCACCGACAGGTGAAGGAGAACCGACTGAAGAGAGACTTGGAGCGGGACAGGGAGCGGCGGGAGAGGGAGGCGCAGAGGGAGGTGCGCGAGGAGGCCCAGAGgagggtgagggaggaggagaggagacgtcAGCAGGAGGCGCGGAGGAAAGACGAACTCCTGCAGCAGGAGGTGGTGCGGCTGCGccgagagatggaggagaggagagccgtgGAGCAGCTTGCTCGGAGGATGTAAGGTTGCCATGGCTACGGCTGGCCCACATTTAGAGCCGACAGTGCCTTTTTCTCAACACTgttgatacaaaaaaaaagttctcaGTTCATGTGCGAGCAAAAAGTGAAAAGAGTTCCAAGTTCCATAAAGCAAAATAATCAAAGGTCTTTAGGAGAGCAAATAaagcgtgtgtgggtgtttgtgcttTTCACACTTGGATCGTGTTTTGTGTTCAGAGGCATTATATGTCTAAGAGGCACTTGTTCTTTGttgcagggaaagagagaggcaccACAGAGAAGCCAAGCAGAGAGAAACTCGGTCCATTAAACCTGCAGCGCTCGCATTACACTCCCAGAAGCAGCGAGACGAGGAACAACTTGTGCAAGAGCAGGTGGAGGCTAGAGTCCACATGCTGAATCTACAAGTGAGGATTTGgatttgttgtctgtgtgtgtgtgtgtgtgtgtgtgtgtgtgtgtgtgtgtgtgtgtgtgtgtgtgtgtgtgtgtgtgtgtgtgtgtgtttgtggatttgttgtc
This is a stretch of genomic DNA from Sardina pilchardus chromosome 19, fSarPil1.1, whole genome shotgun sequence. It encodes these proteins:
- the qtrt2 gene encoding queuine tRNA-ribosyltransferase accessory subunit 2 isoform X2 encodes the protein MKLEISRVVQGCRLGVLTGLGKTGQHSLETPGCLLYTRCGSVPHLTQDTLHTLTNLPAVSQVTLSTLAEHQEVLEEFKEGVRKFAGLHDTVMYCSLHDPASPNPPGYITNKTVSVWGSGGRIELTVQKYMALQAAVQPDWYQSMADGETGQENTTRKRVRKAVDRTLSHLDECLVLHQKTQALAGAEIFGVVEGGDVQEERLRSARETAKRPVSGFVLDGFQPGAMGTDLRNQLIAATMAELPQDKPRLLQGVGRPDEVLDCVEAGVDLFESFFPYQVAERGCALCFDFDIEPDPERAVLDKEKVITAEVPRENGDSGGGDARGKMTRFEMDLRDSRYREDFRPLVSGCSCYCCRNHQRAYVHHLLVTNELLAGVLLMLHNTAHYLGFFQALRRALAQDRLADLKKQVLPGDQGP
- the qtrt2 gene encoding queuine tRNA-ribosyltransferase accessory subunit 2 isoform X1 yields the protein MKLEISRVVQGCRLGVLTGLGKTGQHSLETPGCLLYTRCGSVPHLTQDTLHTLTNLPAVSQVTLSTLAEHQEVLEEFKEGVRKFAGLHDTVMYCSLHDPASPNPPGYITNKTVSVWGSGGRIELTVQKYMALQAAVQPDWYQSMADGETGQENTTRKRVRKAVDRTLSHLDECLVLHQKTQALAGAEIFGVVEGGDVQEERLRSARETAKRPVSGFVLDGFQPGAMGTDLRNQLIAATMAELPQDKPRLLQGVGRPDEVLDCVEAGVDLFESFFPYQVAERGCALCFDFDIEPDPERAGTRTPTVLDKEKVITAEVPRENGDSGGGDARGKMTRFEMDLRDSRYREDFRPLVSGCSCYCCRNHQRAYVHHLLVTNELLAGVLLMLHNTAHYLGFFQALRRALAQDRLADLKKQVLPGDQGP